The following proteins come from a genomic window of Chaetodon auriga isolate fChaAug3 chromosome 16, fChaAug3.hap1, whole genome shotgun sequence:
- the tnnt1 gene encoding troponin T, slow skeletal muscle, which produces MVPQLAPPKIPEGERVDFDDIHRKRMEKDLLELHTLIDVHFEQRKKDEEELISLMERIDRRRSERAEIQRVRAEKEKDRQNKIAEERHRKEEEEAKKKADDEAKKKKVLSGMGANFGGFLAKAESRRGKRLTGREIKKKTLGERRQPLGIDNLREDGLRQRAQEMWNWIYQLESEKFDFIEHMKHQKYEIIVLLNRIQHAQKFKKVHGKGKVGGRWK; this is translated from the exons ATGGTGCCTCAACTCGCCCCTCCAAAGATTCCTGAGGGGGAAAGGGTGGATTTTGAT GACATCCACAGAAAGCGTATGGAGAAGGACTTACTCGAACTGCATACTCTGATTGACGTCCACTTcgagcagaggaagaaagatgaGGAAGAACTTATCAGCCTCATGGAGCGAATC GATCGTCGTCGATCAGAGAGAGCTGAGATCCAGAGGGTTAGAGCCGAGAAGGAGAAGGACAGGCAGAACAAGATTGCG GAGGAACGtcacagaaaagaggaagaggaagccaAGAAGAAGGCTGATGATgaggccaagaagaagaaagtgctGTCTGGCATGGGAGCGAACTTTGGAGGGTTCCTGGCCAAg GCCGAGTCAAGGAGGGGCAAGCGTCTAACAGGCAGAGAGATCAAGAAGAAGACCCTGGGAGAGAGACGGCAGCCGCTAGGCATTGACAATTTGAGGGAGGATGGTCTCAG GCAACGGGCCCAGGAGATGTGGAACTGGATCTACCAGCTGGAGTCTGAAAAGTTTGACTTCATTGAGCACATGAAGCACCAGAAATATGAG ATCATCGTGCTGCTGAACAGAATCCAACACGCTCAGAAATT TAAAAAGGTCCATGGCAAAGGGAAGGTGGGCGGTCGCTGGAAGTAA
- the syt5a gene encoding synaptotagmin Va isoform X2, whose product MRLVTMERVRFRRAAEEEEKEREPPPPPPPSHHSNHQFASMKNKFFNELTHLPMPMWAIGAIVVVVLALVACLGFCIYKKCINKGKKPKKVRERKGGRGRRKKDKDGEEGEEKKEGEEGKEEEEKEFFGKLEYTLDYNFTDNQLIVGILQAQDLPAMDMGGTSDPYVKVYMLPDKKKKFETKVQRKNLCPVFNETFTFKIPYSELGGQTLVLQVFDFDRFGKHDVIGEIKIPMNSIDLGQPIHEWKDLVGGEKEEQEKLGDICISLRYVPTAGKLTVNIMEAKNLKKMDVGGLSDPFVKVVLQHNGKRLKKKKTSVKQNTLNPYFNESFSFEIPFSQIQKVQVLITVYDYDKLGSNDPIGKCWIGYGASGVGLRHWSDMLANPRRPVAQWHTLQPEEEVDAALKAPIR is encoded by the exons ATGCGATTGGTCACCATGGAGAGGGTGCGCTTCCGCAGGGCGGccgaagaagaggagaaggagagggagcccccacctcccccacccccctcgCACCACTCCAACCACCAGTTCGCCAGCATGAAGAACAAGTTCTTCAATGAGCTCACACACCTGCCAA TGCCCATGTGGGCCATAGGAGCCATTGTGGTCGTGGTCCTCGCCCTTGTCGCCTGTCTGGGATTCTGCATCTACAAGAAGTGCATCAACAAGGGCAAGAAGCCAAAGAAGGTCCgtgagaggaagggaggacGAGGACGCAGGAAGAAGGAcaaggatggagaggaaggagaggagaagaag gagggagaagaggggaaggaagaggaggagaaggagttCTTCGGCAAACTGGAGTACACACTGGACTATAACTTTACTGATAACCAG CTGATAGTCGGCATCCTCCAGGCTCAGGACCTCCCAGCCATGGATATGGGTGGGACCTCAGACCCCTATGTCAAAGTCTACATGCTGccagacaagaagaagaagtttgaaACCAAAGTCCAACGCAAGAACCTCTGTCCTGTTTTCAATGAGACCTTCACCTTTAAG ATACCATATAGTGAGCTGGGTGGTCAGACTCtggtgctgcaggtgtttgactTTGACCGCTTTGGTAAACACGACGTCATCGGTGAGATCAAGATCCCCATGAACTCTATAGACCTTGGACAGCCAATACATGAGTGGAAAGATCTGgttggaggagagaaggaggag CAAGAGAAGCTGGGTGACATCTGTATTTCCCTTCGTTACGTTCCCACGGCCGGTAAACTAACGGTTAACATCATGGAAGCAAAGAACCTGAAGAAGATGGATGTCGGAGGACTGTCAG ATCCATTTGTTAAGGTGGTGCTGCAGCACAACGGGAAGcgactgaagaagaagaagacgtcAGTCAAACAAAACACTCTGAATCCTTACTTCAACGAGAGCTTCAGCTTCGAGATCCCCTTCTCCCAGATCCAG AAAGTCCAGGTGCTGATTACTGTGTACGACTACGACAAGCTGGGCAGCAACGACCCCATCGGCAAGTGCTGGATCGGCTACGGCGCCTCGGGCGTCGGGCTGCGCCACTGGTCAGACATGCTAGCCAATCCCAGGCGTCCAGTGGCCCAGTGGCACACgctgcagccagaggaggaagtggatgCCGCTCTGAAGGCCCCCATccgctaa
- the LOC143334624 gene encoding ferritin, middle subunit translates to MESQVRQNYHRDCEAAINRMVNMELFASYTYTSMAFYFSRDDVALPGFTHFFKENSEEEREHAEKLLSFQNKRGGRIFLQDVKKPERDEWGSGLEAMQCALQLEKNINQALLDLHKLASEHGDPHLCDFLETHYLNEQVEAIKKLGDHITNLTRMDAHTNKMAEYLFDKHSLGGKS, encoded by the exons ATGGAGTCCCAAGTGCGTCAGAACTACCACCGCGACTGCGAGGCCGCTATCAACCGGATGGTCAACATGGAGCTTTTTGCCTCGTACACCTACACTTCAATG GCCTTTTACTTCTCCCGTGACGATGTGGCCCTTCCAGGCTTCACCCATTTCTTCAaggagaacagtgaggaggagagggagcatgctgagaagctgctgtccTTCCAGAACAAAAGAGGAGGACGCATCTTCCTCCAGGACGTCAAG AAACCAGAGCGTGATGAGTGGGGGAGCGGGCTGGAGGCCATGCAGTGTGCCCTGCAGCTGGAGAAGAACATCAACCAGGCTCTGCTGGACCTGCACAAGCTGGCCTCTGAACATGGAGACCCTCAT CTGTGCGACTTCCTGGAGACCCACTACCTGAACGAGCAGGTGGAGGCCATCAAGAAGCTGGGCGACCACATTACCAACCTCACCCGTATGGACGCCCACACCAACAAGATGGCGGAGTACCTGTTCGACAAGCACTCCCTGGGGGGCAAGAGCTAA
- the syt5a gene encoding synaptotagmin Va isoform X1, translating to MRLVTMERVRFRRAAEEEEKEREPPPPPPPSHHSNHQFASMKNKFFNELTHLPNHKLKLPMWAIGAIVVVVLALVACLGFCIYKKCINKGKKPKKVRERKGGRGRRKKDKDGEEGEEKKEGEEGKEEEEKEFFGKLEYTLDYNFTDNQLIVGILQAQDLPAMDMGGTSDPYVKVYMLPDKKKKFETKVQRKNLCPVFNETFTFKIPYSELGGQTLVLQVFDFDRFGKHDVIGEIKIPMNSIDLGQPIHEWKDLVGGEKEEQEKLGDICISLRYVPTAGKLTVNIMEAKNLKKMDVGGLSDPFVKVVLQHNGKRLKKKKTSVKQNTLNPYFNESFSFEIPFSQIQKVQVLITVYDYDKLGSNDPIGKCWIGYGASGVGLRHWSDMLANPRRPVAQWHTLQPEEEVDAALKAPIR from the exons ATGCGATTGGTCACCATGGAGAGGGTGCGCTTCCGCAGGGCGGccgaagaagaggagaaggagagggagcccccacctcccccacccccctcgCACCACTCCAACCACCAGTTCGCCAGCATGAAGAACAAGTTCTTCAATGAGCTCACACACCTGCCAA ATCATAAACTCAAGC TGCCCATGTGGGCCATAGGAGCCATTGTGGTCGTGGTCCTCGCCCTTGTCGCCTGTCTGGGATTCTGCATCTACAAGAAGTGCATCAACAAGGGCAAGAAGCCAAAGAAGGTCCgtgagaggaagggaggacGAGGACGCAGGAAGAAGGAcaaggatggagaggaaggagaggagaagaag gagggagaagaggggaaggaagaggaggagaaggagttCTTCGGCAAACTGGAGTACACACTGGACTATAACTTTACTGATAACCAG CTGATAGTCGGCATCCTCCAGGCTCAGGACCTCCCAGCCATGGATATGGGTGGGACCTCAGACCCCTATGTCAAAGTCTACATGCTGccagacaagaagaagaagtttgaaACCAAAGTCCAACGCAAGAACCTCTGTCCTGTTTTCAATGAGACCTTCACCTTTAAG ATACCATATAGTGAGCTGGGTGGTCAGACTCtggtgctgcaggtgtttgactTTGACCGCTTTGGTAAACACGACGTCATCGGTGAGATCAAGATCCCCATGAACTCTATAGACCTTGGACAGCCAATACATGAGTGGAAAGATCTGgttggaggagagaaggaggag CAAGAGAAGCTGGGTGACATCTGTATTTCCCTTCGTTACGTTCCCACGGCCGGTAAACTAACGGTTAACATCATGGAAGCAAAGAACCTGAAGAAGATGGATGTCGGAGGACTGTCAG ATCCATTTGTTAAGGTGGTGCTGCAGCACAACGGGAAGcgactgaagaagaagaagacgtcAGTCAAACAAAACACTCTGAATCCTTACTTCAACGAGAGCTTCAGCTTCGAGATCCCCTTCTCCCAGATCCAG AAAGTCCAGGTGCTGATTACTGTGTACGACTACGACAAGCTGGGCAGCAACGACCCCATCGGCAAGTGCTGGATCGGCTACGGCGCCTCGGGCGTCGGGCTGCGCCACTGGTCAGACATGCTAGCCAATCCCAGGCGTCCAGTGGCCCAGTGGCACACgctgcagccagaggaggaagtggatgCCGCTCTGAAGGCCCCCATccgctaa